TTTGAGGACTACTCCCAGAAAGCAGAGGATATTGAATTCTGGTTTGCGAGAGACTTGCAGGCATTGCTCGATTATAATGACTGGAGAAATTTTGTGAATGTGATAGAAAAAGCAGAAATTGCCTGCAAAAGTTCAGGGCAGGAAGTCCAAGACCATTTCGTTGATATCACCAAAAAGGTCAAGATAGGCTCTGAAGCAGAGAGAGAAATTGAAGATATAATGCTGACAAGATACGCCTGCTATCTTATTGCGCAGAACGGCGACCCAAGAAAAGAGCAAATAGCATTCGCGCAGAGCTATTTTGCCGTCCAGACAAGAAAGCAGGAATTGATTGAGCAAAGGATAGATTTGATAGAAAGAATGAACGCGAGGCAGAAGCTTGCCGCATCAGAAACAGAGCTATCAAAGCTGATTTATGAAAGAGGGGTAGATGAAGATGGCTTTGCAAGGATAAGAAGCAAGGGAGATAAGGCCTTATTTGGTGGGTTTACTACTTCGCAAATGAAAAGCAGGCTAAGGATCCCGAAAAGCAGACCGTTGGCAGATTTCCTCCCAACTATTACAATAACGGCAAAAAATCTTGCAACTGAAATAACCAACTTTAATGCCAAGAAAGAGGATTTAAAGGGAGAAAACAATATAACTTATGAGCACATAAAGAACAACACAGATGTCAGAAGACTTCTTGCAAAGAGTGGCATAAAGCCCGAAGAGCTTGCGCCTGAAGAAGATATAAAGAAGCTTGAAAGAAGGGTAAAGAAAGACGAAGAATTGATTGGGAAGAAATCCAAGAAGATATCCAGAGATAAGGGAAAGATTGCGAGGCTGTGAAGGCTTCTGTGAGATCATACGATAAACTGAAGTTTCCTGGGAAGAATGAGCCGGCAAGGGAAGAGTTGGATACGCTGATAAAGAAGCTTGGATTATGGGACGAGCTGGCTGTTTTGGACACCTATGAACTTGCCAAGAGAATCAATAACAGAGGATTGCATGATGATTTTTTGAAGCTGATTCAGAAGTTTACTGTTAAGGAGATTATGGATGTTGTGAGGTTGGAGAGGAAGTGAAGAACGAGCTTCAAAACTTGATTTCTTGTGAATGAAAACAACAAGCTTTTTAAATCTCAACCCCTCTGGTCACAAAAAAGAGGTGAATCCTATGGTATTCCAGAAATTCAAGATCGCGCCGTTGCCTTCAACATTTATGCTGACGAGCATTATCGGATTTCTTGTCTCAGTGATTTGGGTTGGAAAGTACGATACGAGCTATGGATTTGCCTTCGGTTTGGTGTTTGGAATTATGTTTATAGCGTCGCTTGTATCAATGACCTATGCGCCAGTAGGGGATGAATTGCAGATTGATATGGGGCGCGTAAAAGCCGGCAAAGATAGGAGGAATAGGGCTGCAAAGAGGTAGATTCTGAGGTTATGGCTCGATTCGGCTTCCCTGAAAATCTCGTAAACGCCCGGGTTGCCGCCAGTACTCAAAAATGCTCCACATTTTTGGTCGCTCCTTCGGAGCAGTTCGATTGCGCTGTTTCTCCTGTGGACCGACATTCCCCGCAGGGGGCAACTCCCTTGTCGGTACTGATGTCTTGATTTTAAGCCTCACAAAAAGGGCGGCAACCTTCACTTTCAGGGAAGCCGCTCGATTCGCAAAGGTTTTATAGTCAGGCGGATTTGCCTTTTGCATGAGGTTTCAGCTGATTGTTCTTCTTGCTCTGGTTCTGCTTCCGACGGCAGATGCTGCGAAACAGGGACGCATTAAGCTGCTGGCTGCAAAAGAAGGCCTGAATGGAACGTTTGTTGGAAGCACTGCAGACCTTTTTCTTGAGATACAAGAGGGGAGCGGCAGGGTCTTTCTGGATACCTTTCCGCTCACAAAGGTTGACACACAGATCTCCACGCGATTTGCCAAGGAGGTTGCCTGCAACTACCTGGATTATGCCTGCGATGGCTATGACTTCATCTATACCATCAGGGCAGATTCCTCTATCATTGGAGGCCCAAGCGCAGGAGCTGCAGCAGCAGCCTTAACTGTTGCCTTGCTGGATGGTATCACCATTAATCAGGACATCGCCATAACAGGAACGATAAACTCTGGAGGGGTCATAGGGCCTGTAGGCGGGATACTGGCAAAGATAGATGCCGCCAAGGAAGGCGGGGCCGCAGTAGTGCTGGTTCCAAAGGGAGAGGGAGGCCAAAAAAGCGGAAACAGCAGCATTGATGCCAGGGAATATGGGGAAAATCTCAATATCACAGTTATTGAGGTCTCAAGCCTGGATGAAGTGCTATCCTATTACACCGGGGCCAGCATTCCGGAGATTGATAATGTGAGCGCTGACCAGGGCTATCAGGAAGCGATGCGGCAAATCTCTGAGAGATTCTGCAACCGGAGCAGCCAATTGGGAAAGAATCTTGATGAGAAGGATCAATCTGTGAGCAGGGGGAGAAACCTTACATTGAGAGGAGAGGAGGCTATGAAGCTGGGAGACTTTTATTCTGCAGCATCGTATTGTTTTGGGGCTAATGTGCAGTTTACAGCAGCTTCACTCCTAGGGCAAAACCTTTCAGCAGGAGAATTGCTGGATCTTGTAAAGCAGGGAGAGAAAAGTGTGCGGGACTTCGGCAGCAGGATCAGCAAGGAAGAGAAGAAAACACTAACGGATCTCCAGAGCTCTATGATTATTCGAGAGCGTCTTGATGAGTCTCGTGATGTATTTACAAAGGCGAGATTGCAGCTCTTGAACGGAACTCAACCCTATCAGGACATTGCCTATGGATTCGAGCGGATCTACACTGCTTCTGCGTGGAGCGTATTTTTTAACCATCAAGGGAGAGCCTATGATCTGGATCCGGACAAGATTAAGGATGCCTGCATTAATAAGCTGCTCGAGGTTGAGGAACGGATGCAGTATATCAGCTTGGTGTTCCCCGTTCAGCAGGAAAATGATGACTTGAAGTATGCCAATGCGGATTATGAGAAAAAGGATTATGAGATGTGCCTGTTCCGGGCTTCAAAGGCAAAGGCATCTGCAGACATTATCATGGCTGTTTTGGGGCTGGAGGATGGTCCTGCGGTGGATGATGTGATTGAGCAAAAGCTGCGCGCCGCAAAGAAGAGCCTGGCAAGGCAGGCAAAGAAGGGAATTTTTCCGATTCTGGCATACTCCTATTATGAATATGCAAACTCCTTAAAAACCCAGGACAGATATTCGAGCTTGCTGTTCGCAGAATATAGCCTGGAGCTTTCGCAGCTTGATGCCTATTTTAAGGAAAAGAAGGCTTATGCCGGGTTTTCGCTGGATACTGAAAAAGTAGAGATATTCCTCCTTGGGCTCGCAGTTGGCATTGGATCGTTGAGCCTTGGACGCATTATCGCAGAAAGAAAAAGGAAACATGTGGAGCGGCGTTTTTTATAGAGAATTTTGATTAACCTCTTATTTGCCAAAATTCTCTAAGAGAACTTTGAATAAGACTGATGGGAGCCATGGGTTATTCAAAGTCCTCTATAGAACTTTTGTTGTTTAAAACCCAGAAAAGGCCTTCTTGCGAAGGCCCTTAATGGGAAAAAGAGGTGATCTTGAAATCCCCCAACATTGATACTACAATTAGATAGATAAGCTTATATTTAAATCTTTCTATTATAATCTATTGCTAAGTAGTTACAAAATACTGTCTTTGTGCGAGAAAGCTTATAAATGCCAAATTTAACCCTTATAGGATGAAAGGCATTGCAATGTGTTTTGGGCTGGTTATCATTCTTGCGGCAATAATGGCCTGGCTGGCGGAGCCGGAGGCTGCGATTACTGGAATGGCTATAGAGCCTGCAGAGGCAGAGTTCCTCTATAAGCTTTATTTCTGCCCGAGGGATGATTGCTATGCGGCTATCGTGACGCTGGTGAACAGCTCAGAACGATTTGTTCACTGCGGCCTCTTTGACCTGAGGCTGGAAGGCCTGATTGGTCTCCTTGATGCAAAGTCTAAGGAAGTAGAGGTCAAGGTCGTAGTGGATGATACGAACTACAAGCATGTGGAAAAGAGAAGATGGGCAAAAAAGGACACAAGCAGCCAGCTTTCCCATAACAAATTCTGTGTCATTGACGGAAAAATGGTCTCCACAGGATCCATGAACCCAACGGAAAATGATGCTGCGAGGAACAATAATAACCTTATTGTGATTGAATCAATGCTTCTGGCAGAGAACTATGAGGATGAGTTCCAGGAGCTCTGGAGCGGCGAGTTTGGCAGCGGCAGAAGGGTGAAGAATCCTGTGGTTTCTCTGGGAGGGACCAGGATTGAGAATTATTTTTGCCCTGAAGATTCCTGCGCAAAGCATGTTGAGGAAGTGATTTCGCGAGCCAATGAATCTGTTTTGTTCATGGCTTTCTCCTTTACAAAGGAGTCTATTGCTGATGCCTTGCTGTTTTCTAACGCTTCTGTTAAAGGAGTTGTTGAGAAACGGGGCTCTGGCTCGGAGTATTCCCAGTTTAACCGCTTAAAGGGATTCGGAGTCGATGTTGTCACTGATACCAATCCTTATACGATGCACCACAAAGTCTTTATTATCGATGAAAAGATTGTTGTGACTGGATCATTCAACCCGACGGGGTCAGGAGATTACAGAAATGATGAGAATATCCTTATACTCCATAATGAAGAGATCGCGAAGAGGTTTACAGAGGAATTTGGGTATGTGCGGCCAGAAAGCCCTGCCAATACGCAATAAAACAGCTCAGTAGAAAGTCAGTCGGCATCGGGCTCGCTTGCGCTTCCTTCACTGTTTGCTGACACCCCCGAAGGGGCCTACCCTCTGTCAGCAGTGGTTATGGGCGTGAAGAAGCTCGCAGAAAGGATGCCGGACTT
The Candidatus Nanoarchaeia archaeon genome window above contains:
- the dinD gene encoding DNA damage-inducible protein D codes for the protein MKKEIIQRLQKSFEDYSQKAEDIEFWFARDLQALLDYNDWRNFVNVIEKAEIACKSSGQEVQDHFVDITKKVKIGSEAEREIEDIMLTRYACYLIAQNGDPRKEQIAFAQSYFAVQTRKQELIEQRIDLIERMNARQKLAASETELSKLIYERGVDEDGFARIRSKGDKALFGGFTTSQMKSRLRIPKSRPLADFLPTITITAKNLATEITNFNAKKEDLKGENNITYEHIKNNTDVRRLLAKSGIKPEELAPEEDIKKLERRVKKDEELIGKKSKKISRDKGKIARL
- a CDS encoding S16 family serine protease; its protein translation is MRFQLIVLLALVLLPTADAAKQGRIKLLAAKEGLNGTFVGSTADLFLEIQEGSGRVFLDTFPLTKVDTQISTRFAKEVACNYLDYACDGYDFIYTIRADSSIIGGPSAGAAAAALTVALLDGITINQDIAITGTINSGGVIGPVGGILAKIDAAKEGGAAVVLVPKGEGGQKSGNSSIDAREYGENLNITVIEVSSLDEVLSYYTGASIPEIDNVSADQGYQEAMRQISERFCNRSSQLGKNLDEKDQSVSRGRNLTLRGEEAMKLGDFYSAASYCFGANVQFTAASLLGQNLSAGELLDLVKQGEKSVRDFGSRISKEEKKTLTDLQSSMIIRERLDESRDVFTKARLQLLNGTQPYQDIAYGFERIYTASAWSVFFNHQGRAYDLDPDKIKDACINKLLEVEERMQYISLVFPVQQENDDLKYANADYEKKDYEMCLFRASKAKASADIIMAVLGLEDGPAVDDVIEQKLRAAKKSLARQAKKGIFPILAYSYYEYANSLKTQDRYSSLLFAEYSLELSQLDAYFKEKKAYAGFSLDTEKVEIFLLGLAVGIGSLSLGRIIAERKRKHVERRFL
- a CDS encoding phospholipase D-like domain-containing protein, giving the protein MKGIAMCFGLVIILAAIMAWLAEPEAAITGMAIEPAEAEFLYKLYFCPRDDCYAAIVTLVNSSERFVHCGLFDLRLEGLIGLLDAKSKEVEVKVVVDDTNYKHVEKRRWAKKDTSSQLSHNKFCVIDGKMVSTGSMNPTENDAARNNNNLIVIESMLLAENYEDEFQELWSGEFGSGRRVKNPVVSLGGTRIENYFCPEDSCAKHVEEVISRANESVLFMAFSFTKESIADALLFSNASVKGVVEKRGSGSEYSQFNRLKGFGVDVVTDTNPYTMHHKVFIIDEKIVVTGSFNPTGSGDYRNDENILILHNEEIAKRFTEEFGYVRPESPANTQ